One part of the Desulfovibrio sp. genome encodes these proteins:
- a CDS encoding aldehyde dehydrogenase family protein translates to MSQFPYVHIKNYIDGQWRMETDCETAPLHNPSTGEQIGEVPMSGAATAEMAIETAYKAYTVWRDVPIAKRVSYIHKLRAAMIRDTEKLAQSIAYDQAKHISEARGEVQRVVELLDMACTTPALIQGDTLDQVSAAISVKVVKQSLGVFAGVAPFNFPALVFGWFIPFAIAAGNTFIFKPSTKSPLFMQLVCDLFTEIDLPAGVVNVIHGNRSIPATWYEDPRIAGVCLVGSTGTAKKMAAGCAAGAKRSMLLGGAKNMLVVMEDANIDVFIKNFINSCYGSAGQRCLAGSIVGIVPELYDTVIERMVEASKKVVFGDAFDEKVYMGPLISREAVENVEKYIDIALNHGKCELILDGRNPAMPEKNKAGYFIGPTIIKDVTPCNPLFKDEVFGPLVAVTKIAGIDDALELIHSSEYGNGACIFTQSLHYAEKFSKKADVGMVGINVGVCAPHPYAPFGGIKGSLLGTNKVQGKCGIDFFTQDKVTTVYSQGAEEQTAPAAASNVRSCVAS, encoded by the coding sequence ATGTCTCAGTTTCCTTATGTTCACATAAAAAATTACATTGACGGGCAATGGCGCATGGAAACGGACTGTGAAACCGCACCCTTGCATAACCCTTCCACAGGGGAACAAATCGGCGAAGTACCCATGTCTGGCGCGGCTACAGCGGAGATGGCCATCGAAACCGCGTATAAGGCCTATACGGTCTGGCGCGATGTTCCTATTGCCAAGCGCGTTTCATACATACACAAACTTCGTGCAGCAATGATACGCGACACAGAAAAACTTGCTCAAAGCATTGCCTATGATCAGGCAAAGCATATTTCAGAGGCAAGAGGGGAGGTCCAGCGCGTGGTTGAACTGCTGGACATGGCTTGCACCACACCGGCACTGATTCAGGGGGACACTCTGGACCAGGTCAGTGCGGCCATTTCCGTAAAAGTTGTAAAGCAGTCCCTTGGAGTTTTTGCAGGGGTAGCCCCGTTCAACTTTCCTGCCCTTGTTTTTGGCTGGTTCATTCCTTTTGCCATAGCTGCCGGAAACACATTTATCTTCAAGCCGTCAACAAAGTCTCCTTTGTTCATGCAACTGGTGTGTGATCTCTTTACCGAAATCGATCTGCCTGCCGGGGTGGTCAATGTCATTCACGGCAACCGCTCCATTCCTGCCACATGGTATGAAGACCCACGGATCGCGGGGGTATGCCTTGTCGGTTCCACGGGAACCGCAAAAAAAATGGCCGCTGGCTGCGCGGCTGGCGCAAAGCGCTCCATGTTGCTGGGCGGCGCCAAAAACATGCTCGTTGTGATGGAAGATGCAAACATAGATGTTTTCATAAAAAATTTCATAAACTCCTGCTACGGTTCCGCAGGTCAAAGATGCCTGGCTGGCTCGATTGTGGGTATTGTCCCGGAGTTGTATGACACCGTAATCGAACGCATGGTTGAGGCCTCCAAAAAGGTTGTTTTTGGTGACGCCTTTGATGAAAAGGTTTACATGGGGCCGCTTATTTCTCGCGAAGCAGTTGAAAATGTTGAAAAATATATTGACATTGCCTTAAACCACGGCAAATGCGAACTCATCCTTGACGGCCGCAATCCGGCTATGCCCGAAAAAAACAAGGCGGGGTATTTTATCGGACCAACGATCATTAAAGACGTCACCCCCTGCAACCCGCTCTTTAAAGATGAAGTCTTCGGGCCATTAGTGGCTGTCACAAAAATTGCCGGGATTGATGATGCTCTGGAGCTGATTCATTCATCTGAATATGGCAATGGAGCTTGCATCTTCACGCAGAGCCTGCATTATGCAGAAAAATTCAGCAAAAAAGCTGACGTTGGGATGGTTGGCATCAATGTGGGCGTTTGTGCCCCGCATCCCTATGCCCCTTTTGGCGGCATTAAAGGCTCCCTGCTTGGAACCAATAAAGTTCAGGGAAAATGCGGCATTGACTTTTTTACCCAGGACAAAG